The sequence below is a genomic window from Uranotaenia lowii strain MFRU-FL chromosome 2, ASM2978415v1, whole genome shotgun sequence.
GTGGTGATTCCTGTTCCTGTTACCCCAGTTAAAACTTTATAAAGTATTTTATGATCCTCCAGGTGATTTTTGGATCGGTTATGTGCGCTGCGAAATATTTGCAGAGTAAATGGTCATTTCCATTTTGACCGGCTATGACCCCATTCAGCGTCCTTGCCTCCGTCCCGCGCTCATTTTCGCTTCACCTATCTCTGGAGGGATGAATGACCCCATAGCTGTTAAAAtcccaatgatcaaataaataaaaaaaaaaaaaaaaaaaaaataaaaaaaaaataaaaaaaaaaaaattaaaaaaaaaaattaaaaattcacccTATCTCACATTTCGCCTCTTCGCCCCAAAACTGCGGCTCAAATCTCTTCGCTGTGCTCTGGTGGCCGGTCGTTCGTCTGGTTAGCGTGGTTTGATGAACTGCTTCACCAAGGAGAACCCCTTAACCCCCACAAACGACTCTGCCAGATCTACAAGATCACTGCGGCCTCCTTCGACTCCTCGGTACACctaataggcgatggaagcgctgacaaatttgggtgatggttttccattAGTGCATGCAGtagatgcagctaaaatttcacccaacttttgacagatctaaAGGGTTTTTCTTAAAGAGAGCAAGAATAACTTTTTgcttccatcgcccattgaaacgaaaaaaacatcCTTGTGAAACTAAACAGGAATGCCATATTTGatgtaacattttcaaaacgtttCTACCAAGCATACGAGACACTATAGAGATCTGAGTGCATGCTCCTAGAGAACACTCTGTAAGTATACGGCACCAAAAAGTGTTCTTCAAACAACATAGACAGCCGAATGTGTGTCAGTCCGGAGCGCGTTTGggaaaatcttactttaacGAATTTACATCCTTTTTTATGAACGAaacaaattttactatttgaGTCCCCATTATTCAATCTTCCTCTCCTTCTCATGGTTTTCTAGCATGATGTTCGGTATCGGTACCAAGAAGGCGCGGCTGCACGTGAACGCCTTCACCAACCTGCTCGGGGAGGACAAGAATGGCTGGGGCCTGTCGCACAAGGGGCTGCTGTGGCACGGTGGCATCGCCCGCAACTACACCAAACGCTTCCGGGAGAACCAGGCGACCAAGATCGGTATCCTGTTCGATGGTATCGCCGGCACCCTAACCTACTACAAGGACGACGTATGTCTGGGAATTGCCTTCCGGGGGTTGAATGAGGTTTGTTTCGGCATGTTATAGGTTGTTTTTTagagtttaatttattttttccgatTGGTTTTAGATACGCGAGCCCCTATACCCGATAGTCTGTTCGACGGCAGCCAAAACGGAAATGGTCCTAACGGAATCGCGCCGGGATTTCGTTAATTTGCAGGATCGTTGCCGGGCGGTGATAATCAAACACATCAAAAGTCGGGAGAAGTTGGATCGATTGGATCTGCCTTACTGCATTACCAACTATCTGGCGGAAGCACTGTACGATAGCAGTATTCCGGTGACGCCGCTGGAACAGCAACTGATGGATTACTATCTGTTCTAGCCCGAGGCCGTTGGATGTCCGGCAAAACCACGTGCTTGCTAATGGTATCTGCCCCTAAATCGACgttgattaatttatttttatagtaGTTTAATTCGTTTAACCTGGATGTTTcctattaaattattttgttgaatcTCCCCGCTCGTCCGTACTTTGAAGCTAGTCCTAACAGTAACTAGTCCAATTGAAACAATAATTATTTGTTATTACTTAGTGCTTATACGATTATAACtagatttaaattattttgttttatatacgCAGAAGACGAATAATTCGAATGCTGAAATCATCGTGTAAATAACTATGAACTAAACAGTGCTAAACATAATACTTTTGATATCCAGATGAAATTCGACGCCAACAAGAGATATTTATGGAACGAAGCTCCgaactaaatttttattttttttaattaagttgaAATGTTATTTAACCATCGTGACACTTGAGGAACGATATGAGCGAATATCTAGTCATTTTGCATAGACATACGTATTAGCATACTCAAAAAGTCATTCTATAAGAtatttctgatacaaatttacaTCAGATTTACAATAAATTCCAAAGTAATGTAAATAGACAGGCAAAGCAACAAAAGACATGGATAAGCATCAAGCTTAGAATccaaaataattgaattcataCCCTATTCTTGATTGTAGATATAAACAATAATTCAAGAATTATTAATTTGTTGAATCCGATTAAACAGTGCTTTATTGTAAGCATTCACGATGATATTATGAAAGTGGATATCTAGGATTTGAAATAATACACGTTAGTAAAGCTAATCCTCAGAAAGGAATTAAACTCCACCAAAGGGCATAACATAGGATAATGGGCTTGAAATGGTAAACATTTTAGGTTGGAAGCTAGCAAGCAGTTGAAATAACACATCctttctggattatttttttcgttcaaaaacgAACAGAAACAGATCAaagatttgataaagtattCTAAAAGTCATACGAAATGCTTCTTAGACATTATATCGTTGGGTTGTTTGATTGAGCTGTAGTATGTAGAAAAATTCGATTTGGCAGTTATTttaagtatcaaaattttggaatcggGAGCCATAGCTAGTGTTATCAATATTgggcaaatgattttttttaatgatttttgataGATCAATGAAACAggaaatcattaaaaacaacTAGACAGTAGACCTTTTTCGGAAAGTCACGTGACGTCAAATTTCAACACTAATTTCCGAATTTTGTAAGCGCTCTAGTCCTGAAATGTCAGTTCTCTAACCTTCGATTTATTCTCGGACCTCATTCGAACTCCAGATTCTTGGCTCAAGACTACGAGGTGTAATTTAACAGCAGAAGAAGAAGATCCAGCATTTCTCtcttgaataaaatatattgttATAGATATTACCAGTAAAACTTTCGAACCAACTGAACATGTTAATGAATTTAACACACGAGCAAGTTTGTTGGTATAACAAATTAGTCCAATATTGATAACCAAGTATGGCTACTCGATGTCCAGCAGAGCACAAAAGTAAACTACAATTGGCAAAATtcgattaaattcaaaatttgcttaGGCTTAGGAACGTTCCGGAAGGGTGACACATTAGCGTAAACCTGAAAGAAATGTATAGAAGGATATGAACGAATATATGTAACGGGTAGGTATTTGTAAGAATTGAGATAAGGCTTAGAATAGATTCTCTCGAGAAGCTTGGAATCTTTCTCTCGTTTCATGAGTTTCTAGATAATTGTAACTAGTATTcataagttaaaaatatttcaaattttattttggaaaaatactTCAACAAAGCTTTATGTTCCTTACAGCCTTAGTATGGAGAATTTTAATTCGTAATTTCTGTGAtcgagaagatttttttttaattttccatcacATAAATAAACATATTGAAACAATTATAACGCACATTTTGAGCAGAttataagttttcataaaaCGAACTAACCGTGAAAGTTGCTTGGTCATCATCGAGCAAGtgccataaataaagtaaaaccCGTATAAAATCATACGTTTCAATTGTGGAATACTAAACCTATGAACTTTCCATTGGTGTCTATCATAAACCTTCCctttaaaatatcgaaaatataaacataaaatcactGAATTTAACATTCAATGTAGAATGTACGATGTATagatggaaaaacaaaaaaataaagattgacCTGCGGTAAAGCTACTTAAACTGATTAGTGAAGTAAGAGAGAACTCGCGACATAACCATTTGCGATATGTATTAATAACTTTGTTTAgggcttaaaaataaaatatgttttttaactAGTCACATCAACGATATGATCTCGGGGGTCTGCATTTATAACGTTTTGGTGGttagcaaattttcatttcgcTCTTCTGAGATGGGGGGTATTCTATTCAAATGAAAGGGCAACGGAATGGTGGCAGAATTTCGATGTGCTCATTCGGCAAAAATTGCTAAATCTAAATGGGCCGCTAGGTGTGCAATAGTTAGCAGATTCGTTCTGGCTACTCGGTCTTGAATGAACTAAGGGTGTATGTGAGATACTTTATAAGTAAATTAATCAAATATATTGTCTATTTTGAGTACACATTTAATGATTCTGCATTTTGATATCGTAAACGCATTGatggaaaataaatgaaaaaataagaaaacaattgGTGAAAGCTAATGTAGTAAATGAATCGAAAAGACAACtataagtatgcaatgaatttaaaatgtttcattctgtaAATTATACTGAACAAAATTTAGTAAGAAAATTAAACTAATAAAATCTCTTGTGTACCCAAAGTtgcaggtttaaaaaaaaaccaatttattcGATGACATTTCTGTGAAATCGTACCGCTCAAAGCAATACCAAAATCGATGGATTCATATAACATACATGAACGTTTTTAATGCCTTATCCTGATATGAGCAAAAGGAAATCAGCTTACATCGAAAttccgaaaattgttgtttttgaaatttgagatttttgtgtgttttcagatattttttaggacaactagagtgccccaaatgacctaacttttgaaaaagttgtgcGCTGCAGGCTTGAATTAATTCTATACCTACTACAAAATTTCATGCCAATTTCGGGCCAGATGAAAAACTGTCAATGGACAAAACATCAAACGATCTGAAGACtaatatacaatggattgtgagttcaagccagccggagtatctcggcaaatttggaattatgAGTAGTTtacttaggtaccttttcaagattctttatttgtttcgaaaagtTGCAAGGGAGTAAGATGAGCCAAACCTGTCccccccttggttgtgctgtaattattgttgatgagttaagcatagcgtggtgctagctggggtgcgaacaaccttagcggagatcggatACCCagccccggtggatgctttggtcgcatgcaaacTGGGTTAGGGGTTaggttagggggcttcgtacgcgtctgttctccatgtcaggggcggcgtgtgaagtgcaacaacgtcctggtgttgttcgggacccaaaacagcaacatcaggacggtcctcctgcgagatagtcactacaaaaaatattggcaacgaataacgaacaacaaatttcggatggaaatcggcaaagacccacgcgacaaAAAGGGgatagcgattggaaacttggaacggccgatctctaaattttgtgggcagtacccacgtgctctccaacgaattgaagagccgcaaattcgacatcgtagcgctgcaggaggtatgctggaagggcttcACGGTACAAACGTATCCAGGTGGTCGTGCCATCTATCAGAGCTACGGCAACACACAcaagcttggaacagcttttatagtgttGGGAAAgtgccggttcttcaacatcagcatcattaacgtgcacagccctcacctcggaagtaccggtgacggcaaagacgaattttacgcgcagctggagcgtgaatacgaccgttgcccaaaacatgagatcaagatcgtcatcggggattttaatgctcaggtcggctaggaggaggaattcaaaccgacaattggaaggttcagggCGCACCAGCTGACTAAcaaaaacggcctcagacttatagatttcgccgcctctaAACGAAttgccgtacgtagtacctttttccagcaccgcctcccacacaagtacacctgaagatcaccgtaccaaacgcaatcacagatcgaccacgttttgattgacagccggcacttctcggacatcatcgacgtcagatcctgtcgaggcgccaacatcgagtcagaccgtTATTTGGTGATgatgaagatgcgcccaaaactctccgtagtgaacaacacatgaaaccggcgcccgcctcggttaaataccgcacgactgaagcaacctgaggtcgcggcagactacgcgcaatcggtcgaagcagcgctgccggcagagggcgagcttgacgaagcccctctcgaggactgttgggataccatcaagacagccatcaacagtgctgcggagaacgtcatcggttatgtggagcgaactcgacggaacgactggttcgacgaggagtgtaggagggtgatggacgaagagaatgccgcgcgggcggcagtagtgcaaagaggctcccgtcgaaatgtggaaaatcaccgacagcggaagaggcagcgagtccgaattttccaggagaaaaagcgccgcctggaggaggaggagctcgaggagctggagcagctgcatcgttccgaagaaacacgaaagttctatcaggaactcaacgcatcccgcaaaggcttcgtgccgcaagccgaaatgtgccgggataaggacgggggcatcctgatggacaatcgtgaggtgatcaaaaggtggaagcagcacttcgatgaacacctgaacggcgcacatgcaggagatccagacggtgggggaaggtacatcgccagCGTAGttaacgacgtagaggagccactcccaacgatgagtggagttaaggaagccattcgccagctgaatagaaacaagtcggctgggaaggatggcaccgcagctgaactcatcaaaatgggcccggacaagttggccgattgcctacaccggttgatagtccgaatctgggacatagaacagcgatcactgtcctcaatgccacctacaaagtgttgtcccgaatcctactccgccgcctaacgccacaagcagggttggtcggctcttctcaaacaacaaagagccgggagcaaccaacactgttttcagttcggcttccgagtgtaatcctctttcgctgatcgtgctccactcgttacccgagtttacacgagctgtaagtgactcgaacggcaagtgtgagagcatttgcatccgagtgggagaaagagaattctaaacaaagagcgccctgtgtttcagtcatacacctcagagcaaagaaggaaaaaattatttatactcccaccacacaacgtagaaaaaatataaacaatttctatCCGCTACCATGCCTActgctgttagctgttttgattttttttttgcaaaaggtagcgttcgaagaagaggtgacaggtggtttcataaaaaaatgaggacaccgcgaagaacaaaaaccaggatttttcaggaccccagtagattggtgtaaatgaaatgcagctcttcttagattgcataaattaaggtgaaatagcggtgcagtatacgccttaatttatacagcagaagagatatgaagttaggtggcttttagtttataccgaaaaacaccgttcaaatatcatctgaaccgaagattaccattggtttaagaggttaaattgtttttattgcaaaatcaattgcaattaagatcaggacggcttctagaaaatcaggaaaacGCTGGGAGTTTTGATTCGGAAAGTAGCATCTTTTCTtgtgaacgtaccaagaataaactgagttagctctcgaattctcctcagcacattgcgcaacagatttttccggagaaggaaattctcttcatcagcggatatgaatgctctcgttcactcttatgtgttgacaatctcactcttcatttcagtgcgatttatctctccccgcaccgattgggggagcagacgaaaaaaattgcactctctttcactggacaagccgatctgaggagttttgccacccatggccacaagcaaacagattagtgggaagtcatcagaccggcttcatggagggacggtcaacgacggaccagatattcaaattacggcaaatcctccaaaaatgccgtgaacaccaagtccttACGCACCATTAtttatcgacttcaaagccgcatacgacacgatcgaccgtaacgagctatggaaaatcatggacgagaacggcttttccgggaagctgatcagactgatcaagcggacgatggatggaacgcagggctgtgtgcggatttcgggcgaattgtcgagttcattggaatcgcgcagggggcttcgacaaggtgatggtctatcctgcatgatgttaaaCGTGGCgttagaaggtgttattcgacgagcggtgggcgaaatgcgggacacgattttcaacagatccgcagtcaacttatctgctttacCGATGACAtcgatatagtcggcagatcatctgcggcggtggaagagatctaccgcaaactgaaacgcgaagcaggaaggattgggttaatgattaatacgtccaagacgaagtacatgctggcctgcggattcgAGACCggccgaacccgcttgtccaacccggctcactggtgaccgcagacaatgacaccagccgtgagacccggcggcgaattatcagcggaagtcgtgcctactatggactccacaagcaactgcggtcgagaaaagttagccctcgcacgaagtgtaacaaTGTGTAATACAATGACGCTGACAATGTGTATAcaatgacgctcattagaccggttatTCTCTACTGGCACAAGACATATATATTGCTCGAAGAGGActtgcgtacactcggagtattcgagcgacgagtgttaagaaccatctttggcggcgtacacgagctcgcgcgactctacgacgaacccagtatccagaaggtggtgaaagctggccggatacgctgggcgggacatgttgcgagaatgtcggacgactgtcctgcaaaacaggtcttcgctacgaatccggtaggaacaagacgagcgggggcgcaacgagcgaggtggttagaccaagtggagcgtgatctggcgaacgtggggtgtccgaaaaattggagaacggttgccatggaccgagtgaattttaggaattatgttcgtcaagttatgtcgtgagacggaatactatgtaaataaaaaaaaataagcatacacaatatttgaatgttacttacttacttaatgatcccgcgccgatcctccggtgcatagggccgtggtaaaagacctccactgttgatgatccggagccagcgtcttcacctggtcccagtcaagattcttgtcgacagttcggatttcagcggctaggcttcgccgccacgagtttctgggcctgcctcttcttcgatgaccttctggattccaatctagcgcctctctgcaaatctcgttttctttttttcgcagcgtgtgcccaatccatctccacttacgttcccgaatctcgatttctagcgccctttgatgacaccggcgatgtagttcctcattcgcgatccagttgccaggccaccaagcgcggatgatattccgcaggcagcggtttacaaatacttgcagtttttgcgtcgtcaccgcatatgtacaccaagtttcgcacccgtacagcaatacggatttgacgtttgagttgaagattcggatttttgttcgtagagagatctggcgtgaccgccagatgtttcggagactcgcaaacgcaaatcgggcctttctgatccaggtttcgatgtctttcctggtaccaccatcaggcgttatctggctaccaagatactaaaagcactccactttctcaacttgttgcccagctaccatgaaactggagggatttcctgtgttgatctccattggCTTGGTCTTTGAATGTGCGATTGAGATTTCCCGTACCGACACTGGttgaaagacctatcagccactggtgagTTCTCttgcatacatacatatatacatacatacaacagtGCACGTGTTGAAGCTTCAAACTGACACAATACCAATTATTTATAATATGCGATAACAACTATATCCTACCATAACAATCACGTGCAAAGTTAATAATTATATGAGATTGTATGTCAATGGCAATCACTGTAGTTCAGACATCTTCTAAAAGcaatctaattttaaaaaaaaatgtatgtagcATTTGGATTAGTCTGCAAAGACTGTTGTCGAATGCTAAAGCCGACTATTCAGACAGCTCATGTGTGAAATGCGATTGAAACCTAATTTCAATTACATCTTGTAACACGAACCAAAACCAGAAAcgtcaaatcaagaaaatcgatattttaaatttttgtacttGCTATTAAAAGATACTAAATAGCGTTGTACTTACTTTTCACAGCCAGCCATGGATAATTAAGAAGGGGAATCATCTAAGGCGAGACTTGGAAGTTGTTACAGatgatgaaaattattattcgCATGATCATGCTTCTGTCTAGGAGTGAGCATTTGAGAACACTCATGTCTGTAAATGAAATGGATTAGTTTGAACATTTAAGTAGATActtattttcaatataaaatcttacattttgttgacttttctgGGAAATTTCACTCCAGCATTTTGTCCGCAATTATCC
It includes:
- the LOC129747649 gene encoding SPRY domain-containing SOCS box protein 3, whose amino-acid sequence is MTIQESRNSLQVSPCSTSNGLLSITTGPNNVAPTGSNAIVHHIVAPHGSNGAGAGGAHVSSGGATMSSNSSGSSTSSDGSSNSEQLVMVPEVDEDAHEYRCEKPLQNGCEDKWDWSKRDRSKEVWLSGANNRTVHFHPNWSKGTAGIRGTRVLNNGRYYWEISVSQRVFGTSMMFGIGTKKARLHVNAFTNLLGEDKNGWGLSHKGLLWHGGIARNYTKRFRENQATKIGILFDGIAGTLTYYKDDVCLGIAFRGLNEIREPLYPIVCSTAAKTEMVLTESRRDFVNLQDRCRAVIIKHIKSREKLDRLDLPYCITNYLAEALYDSSIPVTPLEQQLMDYYLF